The following are from one region of the Carassius auratus strain Wakin chromosome 43, ASM336829v1, whole genome shotgun sequence genome:
- the LOC113061693 gene encoding galaxin-like isoform X3 codes for MEINRPAAKGVVTLLCMFATYSAQDFCHHDKGSHSNAGFSGEMEGSQHLHCCGNVSYKISESSCCNGNVTLGLSQLVADCCDSVAYNPLNEICCGGRILTRNSTHAKCCGKVMYLTTTHLCCDDIILELKENHSCCGNKTFDMTTHYCYTDLTLEIKPYNETCCPKVTGYNVDLILTDSDSEYPQGSCPTCTLPKVSEFMCGSEPYNPQETICCSGKLYKKASTLTKCCGKNFYTLLDDNVLCCNGILHLNVPEQSECVGGVIYAPPNTICQMFARPRLGEHCCGGKTFDPHTHICCNGHSHNKMKGNFCCGSEVYDHHNQLLRCCSGHLYKLTRLSGECCGSHLLEYNNNQTCCSSSTNSIIYDTKPNHHCCGHYYFNTSLWSCCAEHLKPTPKPNSSLAEYRLKPLADLIPDMCNKTVFFGKVESLALENDQRHVVLKVVWQVNVKSERFIKDPWLHVSMDHCSSPDTENGMTYLWEEKHDRKYKLLSHPVDLTSDMHLLYAVCYQKKG; via the exons ATTTTTGCCATCACGACAAAGGGAGCCA CAGCAATGCAGGTTTCAGTGGAGAGATGGAAGGCAGCCAACATCTGCACTGTTGTGGAAATGTGTCTTACAAGATCTCGGAAAGTTCCTGCTGCAATG GAAATGTTACTCTGGGATTAAGCCAGCTGGTGGCTGACTGCTGTGATTCTGTAGCTTACAATCCCCTTAATGAGATTTGCTGTGGTGGCAGGATTCTGACTCGAAACAGCACTCATGCAAAATGCTGTGGCAAAG TCATGTACCTGACAACGACTCATTTGTGTTGTGATGACATAATACTTGAATTGAAGGAAAATCATTCTTGTTGTGGCAATAAAACGTTTGACATGACAACTCACTACTGCTACACTGACCTTACACTAGAAATAAAGCCTTATAATGAAACTTGCTGTCCAAAAGTAACAG GTTATAATGTGGATCTTATTCtcacagattcagattcagaataCCCGCAAGGCTCTTGTCCCACCtg CACACTCCCCAAAGTCTCAG AATTTATGTGTGGATCGGAACCTTACAACCCCCAGGAAACTATCTGTTGCTCAGGGAAACTGTATAAAAAGGCATCAACACTTACTAAG TGCTGTGGCAAAAATTTCTACACTCTGTTAGATGACAATGTGCTGTGCTGTAATGGAATTCTTCATCTCAATGTGCCTGAGCAGTCAGAGTGTGTTGGAGGTGTTATATATGCTCCACCAAACACTATTTGCCAAATGTTTGCTCGTCCCCGTCTTGGTGAGCACTGCTGTGGAGGAAAAACTTTTGATCCTCACACACATATTTGCTGTAACGGACACAG CCACAACAAAATGAAAGGCAATTTCTGTTGTGGTTCAGAAGTCTATGACCACCACAACCAGTTGTTGAGATGCTGCTCAGGTCATCTCTACAAACTTACACGTTTAAGTGGGGAGTGCTGTGGAAGCCATCTGCTGGAATATAATAACAATCAAACTTGTTGTTCCTCCTCAACCAATTCTATAATTTATGACACCAAACCAAACCACCATTGCTGTGGGCATTACTACTTCAACACATCCCTGTGGAGCTGCTGTGCTGAACATCTCAAACCAACACCAAAGCCTAACAGCTCTCTTGCAGAATACAGGCTTAAACCTCTAGCAGACCTGATCCCAGATATGTGCAATAAAACAG tGTTCTTTGGCAAAGTGGAGAGTTTGGCACTTGAAAATGATCAACGTCACGTGGTGTTGAAAGTTGTGTGGCAGGTCAACGTGAAATCAGAAAGGTTCATCAAAGACCCTTGGCTTCATGTGTCCATGGATCACTGCAGCTCTCCTGACACGGAGAATGGCATGACCTACCTTTGGGAGGAAAAGCACGATAGGAAGTACAAGCTTCTCTCTCACCCTGTTGACCTAACCTCTGACATGCACTTGTTATATGCTGTATGTTACCAAAAAAAGGGATAA
- the LOC113061693 gene encoding galaxin-like isoform X1: MEINRPAAKGVVTLLCMFATYSAQDFCHHDKGSHSNAGFSGEMEGSQHLHCCGNVSYKISESSCCNGNVTLGLSQLVADCCDSVAYNPLNEICCGGRILTRNSTHAKCCGKVMYLTTTHLCCDDIILELKENHSCCGNKTFDMTTHYCYTDLTLEIKPYNETCCPKVTVGYNVDLILTDSDSEYPQGSCPTCTLPKVSEFMCGSEPYNPQETICCSGKLYKKASTLTKCCGKNFYTLLDDNVLCCNGILHLNVPEQSECVGGVIYAPPNTICQMFARPRLGEHCCGGKTFDPHTHICCNGHSHNKMKGNFCCGSEVYDHHNQLLRCCSGHLYKLTRLSGECCGSHLLEYNNNQTCCSSSTNSIIYDTKPNHHCCGHYYFNTSLWSCCAEHLKPTPKPNSSLAEYRLKPLADLIPDMCNKTVFFGKVESLALENDQRHVVLKVVWQVNVKSERFIKDPWLHVSMDHCSSPDTENGMTYLWEEKHDRKYKLLSHPVDLTSDMHLLYAVCYQKKG; this comes from the exons ATTTTTGCCATCACGACAAAGGGAGCCA CAGCAATGCAGGTTTCAGTGGAGAGATGGAAGGCAGCCAACATCTGCACTGTTGTGGAAATGTGTCTTACAAGATCTCGGAAAGTTCCTGCTGCAATG GAAATGTTACTCTGGGATTAAGCCAGCTGGTGGCTGACTGCTGTGATTCTGTAGCTTACAATCCCCTTAATGAGATTTGCTGTGGTGGCAGGATTCTGACTCGAAACAGCACTCATGCAAAATGCTGTGGCAAAG TCATGTACCTGACAACGACTCATTTGTGTTGTGATGACATAATACTTGAATTGAAGGAAAATCATTCTTGTTGTGGCAATAAAACGTTTGACATGACAACTCACTACTGCTACACTGACCTTACACTAGAAATAAAGCCTTATAATGAAACTTGCTGTCCAAAAGTAACAG TAGGTTATAATGTGGATCTTATTCtcacagattcagattcagaataCCCGCAAGGCTCTTGTCCCACCtg CACACTCCCCAAAGTCTCAG AATTTATGTGTGGATCGGAACCTTACAACCCCCAGGAAACTATCTGTTGCTCAGGGAAACTGTATAAAAAGGCATCAACACTTACTAAG TGCTGTGGCAAAAATTTCTACACTCTGTTAGATGACAATGTGCTGTGCTGTAATGGAATTCTTCATCTCAATGTGCCTGAGCAGTCAGAGTGTGTTGGAGGTGTTATATATGCTCCACCAAACACTATTTGCCAAATGTTTGCTCGTCCCCGTCTTGGTGAGCACTGCTGTGGAGGAAAAACTTTTGATCCTCACACACATATTTGCTGTAACGGACACAG CCACAACAAAATGAAAGGCAATTTCTGTTGTGGTTCAGAAGTCTATGACCACCACAACCAGTTGTTGAGATGCTGCTCAGGTCATCTCTACAAACTTACACGTTTAAGTGGGGAGTGCTGTGGAAGCCATCTGCTGGAATATAATAACAATCAAACTTGTTGTTCCTCCTCAACCAATTCTATAATTTATGACACCAAACCAAACCACCATTGCTGTGGGCATTACTACTTCAACACATCCCTGTGGAGCTGCTGTGCTGAACATCTCAAACCAACACCAAAGCCTAACAGCTCTCTTGCAGAATACAGGCTTAAACCTCTAGCAGACCTGATCCCAGATATGTGCAATAAAACAG tGTTCTTTGGCAAAGTGGAGAGTTTGGCACTTGAAAATGATCAACGTCACGTGGTGTTGAAAGTTGTGTGGCAGGTCAACGTGAAATCAGAAAGGTTCATCAAAGACCCTTGGCTTCATGTGTCCATGGATCACTGCAGCTCTCCTGACACGGAGAATGGCATGACCTACCTTTGGGAGGAAAAGCACGATAGGAAGTACAAGCTTCTCTCTCACCCTGTTGACCTAACCTCTGACATGCACTTGTTATATGCTGTATGTTACCAAAAAAAGGGATAA
- the LOC113061693 gene encoding galaxin-like isoform X4 — translation MEINRPAAKGVVTLLCMFATYSAQDFCHHDKGSHSNAGFSGEMEGSQHLHCCGNVSYKISESSCCNGNVTLGLSQLVADCCDSVAYNPLNEICCGGRILTRNSTHAKCCGKVMYLTTTHLCCDDIILELKENHSCCGNKTFDMTTHYCYTDLTLEIKPYNETCCPKVTDSDSEYPQGSCPTCTLPKVSEFMCGSEPYNPQETICCSGKLYKKASTLTKCCGKNFYTLLDDNVLCCNGILHLNVPEQSECVGGVIYAPPNTICQMFARPRLGEHCCGGKTFDPHTHICCNGHSHNKMKGNFCCGSEVYDHHNQLLRCCSGHLYKLTRLSGECCGSHLLEYNNNQTCCSSSTNSIIYDTKPNHHCCGHYYFNTSLWSCCAEHLKPTPKPNSSLAEYRLKPLADLIPDMCNKTVFFGKVESLALENDQRHVVLKVVWQVNVKSERFIKDPWLHVSMDHCSSPDTENGMTYLWEEKHDRKYKLLSHPVDLTSDMHLLYAVCYQKKG, via the exons ATTTTTGCCATCACGACAAAGGGAGCCA CAGCAATGCAGGTTTCAGTGGAGAGATGGAAGGCAGCCAACATCTGCACTGTTGTGGAAATGTGTCTTACAAGATCTCGGAAAGTTCCTGCTGCAATG GAAATGTTACTCTGGGATTAAGCCAGCTGGTGGCTGACTGCTGTGATTCTGTAGCTTACAATCCCCTTAATGAGATTTGCTGTGGTGGCAGGATTCTGACTCGAAACAGCACTCATGCAAAATGCTGTGGCAAAG TCATGTACCTGACAACGACTCATTTGTGTTGTGATGACATAATACTTGAATTGAAGGAAAATCATTCTTGTTGTGGCAATAAAACGTTTGACATGACAACTCACTACTGCTACACTGACCTTACACTAGAAATAAAGCCTTATAATGAAACTTGCTGTCCAAAAGTAACAG attcagattcagaataCCCGCAAGGCTCTTGTCCCACCtg CACACTCCCCAAAGTCTCAG AATTTATGTGTGGATCGGAACCTTACAACCCCCAGGAAACTATCTGTTGCTCAGGGAAACTGTATAAAAAGGCATCAACACTTACTAAG TGCTGTGGCAAAAATTTCTACACTCTGTTAGATGACAATGTGCTGTGCTGTAATGGAATTCTTCATCTCAATGTGCCTGAGCAGTCAGAGTGTGTTGGAGGTGTTATATATGCTCCACCAAACACTATTTGCCAAATGTTTGCTCGTCCCCGTCTTGGTGAGCACTGCTGTGGAGGAAAAACTTTTGATCCTCACACACATATTTGCTGTAACGGACACAG CCACAACAAAATGAAAGGCAATTTCTGTTGTGGTTCAGAAGTCTATGACCACCACAACCAGTTGTTGAGATGCTGCTCAGGTCATCTCTACAAACTTACACGTTTAAGTGGGGAGTGCTGTGGAAGCCATCTGCTGGAATATAATAACAATCAAACTTGTTGTTCCTCCTCAACCAATTCTATAATTTATGACACCAAACCAAACCACCATTGCTGTGGGCATTACTACTTCAACACATCCCTGTGGAGCTGCTGTGCTGAACATCTCAAACCAACACCAAAGCCTAACAGCTCTCTTGCAGAATACAGGCTTAAACCTCTAGCAGACCTGATCCCAGATATGTGCAATAAAACAG tGTTCTTTGGCAAAGTGGAGAGTTTGGCACTTGAAAATGATCAACGTCACGTGGTGTTGAAAGTTGTGTGGCAGGTCAACGTGAAATCAGAAAGGTTCATCAAAGACCCTTGGCTTCATGTGTCCATGGATCACTGCAGCTCTCCTGACACGGAGAATGGCATGACCTACCTTTGGGAGGAAAAGCACGATAGGAAGTACAAGCTTCTCTCTCACCCTGTTGACCTAACCTCTGACATGCACTTGTTATATGCTGTATGTTACCAAAAAAAGGGATAA
- the LOC113061693 gene encoding galaxin-like isoform X2 codes for MEINRPAAKGVVTLLCMFATYSAQDFCHHDKGSHNAGFSGEMEGSQHLHCCGNVSYKISESSCCNGNVTLGLSQLVADCCDSVAYNPLNEICCGGRILTRNSTHAKCCGKVMYLTTTHLCCDDIILELKENHSCCGNKTFDMTTHYCYTDLTLEIKPYNETCCPKVTVGYNVDLILTDSDSEYPQGSCPTCTLPKVSEFMCGSEPYNPQETICCSGKLYKKASTLTKCCGKNFYTLLDDNVLCCNGILHLNVPEQSECVGGVIYAPPNTICQMFARPRLGEHCCGGKTFDPHTHICCNGHSHNKMKGNFCCGSEVYDHHNQLLRCCSGHLYKLTRLSGECCGSHLLEYNNNQTCCSSSTNSIIYDTKPNHHCCGHYYFNTSLWSCCAEHLKPTPKPNSSLAEYRLKPLADLIPDMCNKTVFFGKVESLALENDQRHVVLKVVWQVNVKSERFIKDPWLHVSMDHCSSPDTENGMTYLWEEKHDRKYKLLSHPVDLTSDMHLLYAVCYQKKG; via the exons ATTTTTGCCATCACGACAAAGGGAGCCA CAATGCAGGTTTCAGTGGAGAGATGGAAGGCAGCCAACATCTGCACTGTTGTGGAAATGTGTCTTACAAGATCTCGGAAAGTTCCTGCTGCAATG GAAATGTTACTCTGGGATTAAGCCAGCTGGTGGCTGACTGCTGTGATTCTGTAGCTTACAATCCCCTTAATGAGATTTGCTGTGGTGGCAGGATTCTGACTCGAAACAGCACTCATGCAAAATGCTGTGGCAAAG TCATGTACCTGACAACGACTCATTTGTGTTGTGATGACATAATACTTGAATTGAAGGAAAATCATTCTTGTTGTGGCAATAAAACGTTTGACATGACAACTCACTACTGCTACACTGACCTTACACTAGAAATAAAGCCTTATAATGAAACTTGCTGTCCAAAAGTAACAG TAGGTTATAATGTGGATCTTATTCtcacagattcagattcagaataCCCGCAAGGCTCTTGTCCCACCtg CACACTCCCCAAAGTCTCAG AATTTATGTGTGGATCGGAACCTTACAACCCCCAGGAAACTATCTGTTGCTCAGGGAAACTGTATAAAAAGGCATCAACACTTACTAAG TGCTGTGGCAAAAATTTCTACACTCTGTTAGATGACAATGTGCTGTGCTGTAATGGAATTCTTCATCTCAATGTGCCTGAGCAGTCAGAGTGTGTTGGAGGTGTTATATATGCTCCACCAAACACTATTTGCCAAATGTTTGCTCGTCCCCGTCTTGGTGAGCACTGCTGTGGAGGAAAAACTTTTGATCCTCACACACATATTTGCTGTAACGGACACAG CCACAACAAAATGAAAGGCAATTTCTGTTGTGGTTCAGAAGTCTATGACCACCACAACCAGTTGTTGAGATGCTGCTCAGGTCATCTCTACAAACTTACACGTTTAAGTGGGGAGTGCTGTGGAAGCCATCTGCTGGAATATAATAACAATCAAACTTGTTGTTCCTCCTCAACCAATTCTATAATTTATGACACCAAACCAAACCACCATTGCTGTGGGCATTACTACTTCAACACATCCCTGTGGAGCTGCTGTGCTGAACATCTCAAACCAACACCAAAGCCTAACAGCTCTCTTGCAGAATACAGGCTTAAACCTCTAGCAGACCTGATCCCAGATATGTGCAATAAAACAG tGTTCTTTGGCAAAGTGGAGAGTTTGGCACTTGAAAATGATCAACGTCACGTGGTGTTGAAAGTTGTGTGGCAGGTCAACGTGAAATCAGAAAGGTTCATCAAAGACCCTTGGCTTCATGTGTCCATGGATCACTGCAGCTCTCCTGACACGGAGAATGGCATGACCTACCTTTGGGAGGAAAAGCACGATAGGAAGTACAAGCTTCTCTCTCACCCTGTTGACCTAACCTCTGACATGCACTTGTTATATGCTGTATGTTACCAAAAAAAGGGATAA